The following proteins come from a genomic window of Denitromonas sp.:
- a CDS encoding NUDIX hydrolase, translating into MKFCSACGASVQLRIPPGDSLPRHVCADCGEIHYLNPKLVVGAIPVWEDRILLCRRAIEPRHGKWTLPAGFMENRETTAEAAARETLEEACARITVGPLFALVNIPEISQVHLFYRAELLDTDFAAGAESLDVALFSEADIPWDTLAFRSVTFALQRFLEDRRSGNYRTHTQDLSLPRSLVGDGT; encoded by the coding sequence ATGAAGTTCTGTTCTGCCTGTGGCGCCAGCGTCCAGCTGCGGATACCGCCGGGCGATTCGCTGCCGCGCCACGTCTGCGCCGACTGCGGCGAGATCCACTACCTCAACCCCAAGCTGGTCGTCGGCGCCATTCCGGTCTGGGAAGACCGCATCCTGCTGTGCCGGCGGGCGATCGAGCCGCGCCACGGCAAGTGGACACTCCCGGCGGGCTTCATGGAAAACCGCGAAACCACTGCCGAAGCGGCCGCCCGGGAAACCCTCGAGGAAGCCTGCGCGCGCATCACCGTCGGCCCGCTCTTTGCCCTGGTCAACATTCCCGAGATCAGCCAGGTCCACCTGTTCTACCGTGCCGAACTGCTCGACACCGATTTTGCCGCTGGCGCCGAATCGCTGGACGTGGCATTGTTTTCCGAAGCCGACATTCCGTGGGACACGCTCGCTTTCCGCTCGGTCACCTTTGCCCTGCAACGCTTTCTTGAAGATCGCCGCAGCGGCAACTACCGGACGCATACGCAGGACCTGTCCCTGCCACGAAGCCTGGTCGGGGACGGAACCTAA
- a CDS encoding RsmB/NOP family class I SAM-dependent RNA methyltransferase, with product MNAPMPAVLQQHTIRLLEQLLQFAHPADATVQQYFRKNTALGSRDRARVADAVFGCLRHLRRVRCAAGAGADAAALVEAWISGAWQALDPTALTLAERADLPDWLAERWPWTGEEAEAVAEAFKHGAPLDLRVNIAKAKRDAVQAALAAAGIETVAGRWAPNALRVVGKPALQRHPLMVDGSIEVQDEGSQLLGHLLGARRGEQIVDFCAGAGGKSLQIGAQMRNTGRVHAFDVSAGRLSELAQRAKRAGLANIQPMALRDEQDPRLSRLAGKVDRVLVDAPCSGLGTLRRNPDLKWRQGPEQLAEKAVLQGAILNAAAKLVKPGGVLVYATCSMMAEENDAVVEAFVAEHPEFTLEPALPALAKQGIALPDTGAPSLRLDPLHHDTDGFFAARLVRCA from the coding sequence ATGAACGCACCGATGCCGGCCGTGCTGCAACAGCACACCATCCGCCTGCTCGAGCAGTTGCTGCAGTTTGCGCACCCGGCCGACGCCACGGTGCAGCAGTATTTTCGCAAGAACACGGCGCTGGGCAGCCGCGATCGCGCCCGGGTGGCCGATGCGGTGTTCGGCTGCCTGCGCCATTTGCGTCGGGTGCGATGCGCCGCCGGCGCGGGGGCCGATGCGGCCGCGCTGGTCGAGGCGTGGATCAGCGGCGCCTGGCAGGCGCTGGATCCGACGGCACTGACGCTGGCCGAACGCGCCGACCTGCCCGACTGGCTGGCCGAGCGCTGGCCGTGGACCGGCGAGGAGGCCGAGGCGGTGGCCGAGGCCTTCAAGCATGGTGCGCCGCTCGATCTGCGCGTGAATATCGCCAAAGCCAAGCGCGACGCGGTTCAGGCCGCGCTGGCCGCCGCCGGCATCGAGACCGTGGCCGGGCGCTGGGCGCCCAATGCGCTGCGGGTGGTCGGCAAGCCGGCCCTGCAGCGCCACCCCTTGATGGTCGATGGCAGTATCGAGGTGCAGGACGAGGGCAGCCAGCTGCTCGGCCACCTGCTCGGTGCGCGCCGCGGTGAGCAGATTGTCGATTTTTGCGCCGGCGCCGGCGGCAAGAGCCTGCAGATCGGGGCGCAGATGCGCAACACCGGCCGGGTGCACGCCTTTGACGTGTCGGCCGGGCGCCTGTCCGAACTGGCGCAGCGCGCCAAGCGCGCCGGCCTCGCCAATATCCAGCCGATGGCGCTGCGCGACGAGCAGGACCCGCGGCTGTCGCGGCTCGCCGGCAAGGTGGACCGGGTGCTGGTCGACGCGCCGTGCAGCGGCCTGGGCACGCTGCGGCGCAACCCCGACCTCAAGTGGCGCCAGGGGCCTGAACAGCTCGCCGAGAAGGCGGTGCTGCAGGGCGCGATCCTGAACGCGGCAGCGAAGCTGGTGAAGCCCGGCGGCGTGCTGGTCTATGCCACCTGCAGCATGATGGCCGAGGAGAACGACGCGGTGGTCGAGGCCTTTGTGGCCGAGCACCCCGAGTTCACCCTGGAGCCGGCCTTGCCGGCGCTGGCCAAACAAGGCATTGCGCTGCCCGACACCGGCGCGCCGAGCCTGCGGCTCGATCCGCTGCATCACGACACCGACGGCTTCTTTGCCGCGCGTCTGGTGCGATGCGCCTGA
- a CDS encoding acyl-CoA desaturase, translated as MFSGLIDLPWWGYVLVALGLTHVTIASVTIFLHRHQAHRALELHAIPSHFFRFWLWLTTGMVTKEWAAIHRKHHAKCETVDDPHSPQTRGLKKVLWEGAELYQAEAKNPETLSRYGHGTPDDWLERNVYTRNTLGISLMLVIDLVLFGAIGLTIWAVQMIWIPFFAAGVINGVGHFWGYRNFDCVDASRNLLPWGILIGGEELHNNHHSFATSAKLSARWYEFDIGWMYIRLLQFVGLAKPKKVIPQPKFGAARPVPDGEMLQAIITHRYDVMTRYLASLRQTYKEEIEALRQKHVGTFKLRTGELYRLLQRETTSLPAEQLAERQAVLVHSDRLAMLEGMRGELAALWARSSVSSDQLLQQLRDWVERAEKSGIAQLQEFSHRLRCYAA; from the coding sequence ATGTTTTCTGGTCTGATCGATTTGCCCTGGTGGGGCTATGTGCTTGTCGCGCTTGGCCTGACCCATGTGACCATTGCCTCGGTCACCATCTTCCTGCATCGCCACCAGGCGCACCGCGCGCTGGAACTGCATGCCATCCCGAGCCATTTTTTCCGCTTCTGGTTGTGGCTGACCACCGGCATGGTGACCAAGGAGTGGGCGGCGATCCACCGCAAGCACCACGCCAAGTGCGAAACCGTCGATGACCCGCACAGCCCGCAGACGCGCGGCCTCAAGAAGGTGTTGTGGGAGGGCGCGGAGCTGTACCAGGCCGAAGCGAAGAACCCGGAAACCCTCAGCCGCTACGGCCATGGCACGCCCGACGACTGGCTCGAGCGCAACGTCTATACCCGCAATACGCTGGGCATCAGCCTGATGCTGGTGATCGATCTGGTGCTGTTCGGTGCCATCGGCCTGACCATCTGGGCCGTGCAGATGATCTGGATCCCGTTTTTTGCCGCTGGCGTCATCAATGGCGTGGGCCACTTCTGGGGCTATCGCAACTTCGACTGCGTCGACGCCTCGCGCAATCTGCTGCCCTGGGGCATCCTGATCGGCGGCGAAGAGCTGCACAACAACCACCACAGCTTCGCGACCTCGGCCAAGCTGTCGGCGCGCTGGTATGAGTTCGACATCGGCTGGATGTATATCCGCCTGCTGCAGTTTGTCGGGCTGGCCAAGCCGAAGAAGGTGATTCCGCAACCGAAGTTCGGCGCGGCGCGCCCGGTGCCCGACGGCGAGATGCTGCAGGCCATCATCACCCATCGCTATGACGTGATGACGCGCTATCTGGCCAGTCTGCGCCAGACCTACAAGGAAGAGATCGAGGCGCTGCGCCAGAAGCATGTCGGTACCTTCAAGCTGCGCACCGGCGAGCTGTACCGGCTGCTGCAGCGCGAGACCACGTCCTTGCCGGCCGAACAGCTGGCCGAGCGCCAGGCCGTGCTGGTGCACAGCGATCGCCTGGCGATGCTCGAGGGCATGCGCGGCGAGCTGGCGGCGCTGTGGGCGCGCTCCTCGGTGTCGTCCGACCAGTTGCTGCAGCAGTTGCGGGACTGGGTCGAGCGGGCCGAGAAGAGTGGCATCGCGCAGTTGCAGGAATTCTCCCACCGCCTGCGGTGCTACGCGGCCTGA
- a CDS encoding sodium:proton antiporter → MTDTTIATIAAIGVVGGACQWLAWRMRLPAILFLLLAGIVAGPIGGWLDPDALLGDLLFPFVSLAVSVILFEGSLTLKFSEIRGIETVVRRFVTTGAVVTWAIVTVATQWITGISWGLATLFGAVMVVTGPTVIVPMLRTVRPTMHIANVLRWEGIVIDPIGALLAVLVYEFLVSSGTAGGAVGATLLVFFKLITVGSLTGIGVGYLVGEALRRDWLPHYMFNVATLAAVMGAFALSNALSHESGLLAVTVMGIYLANRKGVPVEEILSFKESLSLLLITALFILLAARLDLNLLLGLGWAAVQVFLVVQFVARPLNVLVSTRGSSLSWRERGLLAWIAPRGIVAAAVIALFSLQLEQKGYADAVLLVPLTFVIIIGTVVLQSLTAGPLARILNVAEPGSGGFLIVGANPLAREIAKALSQNDVSVRLTDMLWDNVSRARMAGLQTYYGNPLSEHAEVYLNTAGLGRVLAMTADEHLNELACTRFKGDFGPKRVFALRVGAREKGRKAVSLAGLEAFGEGVNFVELSRRLARGAEIRQTNISEAFSFEQFRSKYGERAVPLFAIDPKGRVEVFATETEVQPKAGWVVLALVDADPDEYKRPAAKAEPSTA, encoded by the coding sequence GTGACTGATACGACCATTGCGACCATTGCCGCCATCGGCGTTGTGGGCGGCGCCTGCCAGTGGCTGGCCTGGCGGATGCGTCTGCCGGCCATCCTGTTCCTGCTGCTGGCCGGCATCGTGGCCGGGCCGATCGGCGGCTGGCTCGATCCGGATGCCTTGCTCGGCGACCTGCTGTTTCCCTTCGTGTCGCTGGCGGTGTCGGTGATCCTCTTCGAGGGCAGCCTGACGCTCAAGTTCTCCGAGATCCGCGGCATCGAGACCGTGGTGCGGCGCTTCGTGACCACGGGCGCCGTGGTGACCTGGGCAATCGTGACTGTCGCCACACAGTGGATCACGGGCATCTCCTGGGGGCTGGCAACCCTGTTTGGCGCGGTGATGGTGGTGACCGGCCCGACGGTGATCGTGCCCATGCTGCGCACCGTGCGCCCGACCATGCACATTGCCAACGTGCTGCGCTGGGAAGGCATCGTGATCGATCCCATCGGCGCGCTGCTGGCCGTGCTGGTGTATGAATTCCTGGTCTCGTCCGGCACCGCGGGTGGCGCGGTGGGCGCAACGCTGCTGGTGTTCTTCAAGCTGATCACGGTCGGCTCGCTGACCGGCATTGGCGTGGGCTATCTGGTCGGCGAGGCGCTGCGACGGGACTGGTTGCCGCACTACATGTTCAACGTCGCCACGCTGGCGGCGGTGATGGGGGCGTTTGCGCTGTCCAACGCGCTGTCGCATGAATCGGGCTTGCTGGCAGTGACCGTGATGGGCATCTACCTCGCCAACCGCAAGGGCGTGCCGGTGGAGGAGATCCTCTCCTTCAAGGAGAGCCTGAGCCTGTTGCTGATCACCGCCTTGTTCATCCTGCTGGCGGCGCGGCTCGACCTCAACCTGCTGCTCGGCCTGGGCTGGGCGGCGGTGCAGGTTTTCCTGGTGGTGCAGTTCGTGGCGCGCCCACTCAACGTGCTGGTGTCGACGCGCGGCTCCAGCCTCAGCTGGCGGGAGCGTGGCCTGCTGGCATGGATTGCGCCGCGCGGCATCGTTGCCGCGGCGGTGATCGCCTTGTTCTCGCTCCAGCTGGAGCAGAAGGGCTATGCCGATGCCGTGCTGCTGGTGCCGCTGACCTTCGTGATCATTATCGGCACCGTGGTGCTGCAGAGCCTGACTGCTGGACCGCTGGCCCGCATCCTGAATGTGGCCGAGCCGGGTTCGGGCGGTTTCCTGATCGTTGGTGCCAACCCGCTGGCCCGCGAGATTGCCAAGGCCCTGAGCCAGAACGATGTGTCGGTGCGCCTGACCGACATGCTGTGGGACAACGTGAGCCGCGCACGCATGGCGGGCTTGCAGACCTATTACGGCAATCCGTTGTCCGAGCATGCCGAGGTGTATCTCAACACCGCGGGGCTGGGCCGGGTGCTGGCCATGACCGCCGACGAACACCTCAATGAGCTGGCCTGCACCCGCTTCAAGGGCGATTTCGGCCCGAAGCGGGTCTTTGCGCTGCGCGTCGGCGCCCGCGAAAAAGGCCGCAAGGCGGTGTCGCTGGCCGGGCTCGAAGCCTTCGGCGAGGGAGTGAATTTCGTCGAGCTGTCGCGCCGCCTGGCGCGCGGCGCGGAGATTCGCCAGACCAACATCAGCGAGGCGTTCAGCTTCGAGCAGTTCCGCAGCAAATACGGCGAGCGGGCGGTGCCGCTGTTTGCGATCGATCCGAAAGGGCGGGTCGAGGTGTTTGCAACCGAAACCGAGGTGCAGCCGAAGGCTGGCTGGGTGGTGCTGGCGCTGGTCGACGCCGACCCGGACGAATACAAGCGCCCCGCGGCCAAGGCGGAGCCGAGCACTGCCTGA
- a CDS encoding DUF3108 domain-containing protein, which yields MHRVLRALTLLAVWLANPAMADVAPWPTQGRIIYRVYHGDSGLQIGRATHTWSHDATSYAMTTLVETTGLAALFKDFRYQQRSEGTLTAAGLRPQRFTVDQRGKPHQAAVFDWPKGEVRIDRGDSTRQAPLKAGDQDVLSIAHQLAQPGAAKAPVVLTVVSNKSAAVATVRDLGDASVRLPLGELATRHYSVRSDDGKVRIEVWLAAAQHGLPVRIRIENGKGEVLDQQAERVELGTPVQGNPS from the coding sequence ATGCACCGTGTGCTGCGCGCGCTGACGCTGCTTGCCGTGTGGCTGGCCAATCCGGCCATGGCGGATGTTGCGCCGTGGCCAACGCAGGGGCGCATCATCTACCGCGTCTATCACGGCGACAGCGGCCTGCAGATCGGCCGGGCGACACATACCTGGTCGCATGACGCCACCAGCTACGCGATGACCACGCTGGTCGAAACCACCGGCCTGGCGGCGCTGTTCAAGGACTTCCGCTACCAGCAGCGCAGCGAGGGCACGCTGACCGCGGCCGGGCTGCGTCCGCAGCGTTTTACCGTCGACCAGCGCGGCAAGCCGCACCAGGCGGCGGTGTTCGACTGGCCCAAGGGTGAGGTGCGCATCGACCGTGGTGACAGCACCCGCCAGGCGCCGCTGAAGGCCGGCGACCAGGACGTGCTGAGCATTGCCCATCAACTGGCGCAGCCCGGTGCGGCCAAGGCGCCGGTGGTGTTGACCGTGGTGAGCAACAAATCGGCAGCGGTGGCGACGGTGCGCGACCTGGGCGATGCCAGCGTGCGCCTGCCGCTGGGCGAGCTGGCGACCCGCCACTATTCGGTGCGCTCGGACGACGGCAAGGTCCGGATCGAGGTCTGGCTGGCGGCGGCGCAGCATGGCTTGCCGGTGCGCATCCGTATCGAAAACGGCAAGGGCGAGGTGCTCGATCAACAAGCCGAGCGCGTGGAGCTTGGCACACCGGTTCAGGGGAACCCATCATGA
- a CDS encoding HNH endonuclease — translation MLAVEPPLSPTPRPVARPWILTLDMHGHPHRWVSWQAACTYHARNMVAWSIGAQAFHILGGTCRITGERSSISSQSIIAIKGRALRPGSLRQVPPLNNRELFNRDRHTCAYCGTTLSGALLTRDHIEPVSRGGKDVWMNVVTACRSCNQRKDNRRPERAGMTLLYTPYVPNKAEYLILSNRHILADQMDFLVQHVPKQSRVRAS, via the coding sequence ATGTTAGCCGTTGAACCCCCTCTCTCCCCGACGCCTCGGCCGGTCGCGCGGCCGTGGATCCTCACCCTGGACATGCACGGCCATCCGCATCGCTGGGTCAGCTGGCAGGCGGCCTGTACCTACCATGCCCGCAACATGGTGGCCTGGTCGATCGGCGCGCAGGCGTTTCACATCCTCGGCGGCACCTGCCGCATCACCGGCGAACGCTCGTCAATCAGCAGCCAGAGCATCATCGCCATCAAGGGCCGGGCCCTGCGCCCGGGCAGCCTGCGCCAGGTACCGCCACTGAACAACCGCGAGCTGTTCAACCGCGACCGCCACACCTGTGCCTACTGCGGCACCACGCTCTCCGGCGCCCTGCTCACCCGTGACCACATCGAGCCGGTCTCGCGTGGCGGCAAGGACGTCTGGATGAACGTCGTCACCGCCTGTCGCAGCTGCAATCAGCGCAAGGACAACCGGCGCCCCGAGCGCGCCGGCATGACCCTGCTGTACACGCCGTACGTGCCGAACAAAGCCGAGTACCTGATCCTGTCAAACCGGCACATCCTGGCCGACCAGATGGACTTCCTGGTCCAGCACGTCCCCAAGCAAAGCCGCGTCCGCGCCTCCTGA
- a CDS encoding phospholipase D-like domain-containing protein: MRLIRALALVAAVLPLGATAALGPVGAEGRVEVLFAPHDPVEARLIALIGQARRSVQVQSYIFTRKTVAAALVAAQARGVAVQVLADARMNQRGKNALPQLITAGVPVALETAYSAAHNKLILIDADTANPVVITGSYNLTWSAGRKNAENVLVLHGHREVARAYRDNWRRHWQAATPVARLPVKLVD; this comes from the coding sequence ATGCGCCTGATTCGTGCGCTGGCGCTGGTGGCGGCGGTGCTGCCGCTGGGCGCCACGGCGGCGCTGGGGCCGGTGGGCGCCGAGGGGCGGGTGGAGGTGCTGTTCGCCCCGCATGACCCGGTCGAGGCGCGTCTGATTGCGCTGATCGGCCAGGCGCGGCGCAGTGTGCAGGTGCAAAGCTATATCTTCACGCGCAAGACCGTGGCGGCCGCGTTGGTGGCCGCGCAGGCGCGCGGCGTGGCGGTGCAGGTGCTGGCCGATGCGCGCATGAACCAGCGGGGCAAGAACGCCTTGCCGCAGTTGATCACGGCCGGGGTGCCGGTAGCGCTGGAGACGGCCTACAGCGCTGCCCACAACAAGCTCATCCTGATCGACGCGGACACCGCGAACCCGGTGGTGATTACGGGGTCTTACAACCTGACCTGGTCGGCCGGGCGCAAGAACGCCGAAAACGTGCTGGTGCTGCATGGCCATCGCGAGGTGGCCCGGGCCTACCGCGACAACTGGCGCCGCCATTGGCAGGCGGCGACCCCGGTGGCCCGCCTGCCGGTGAAGCTGGTCGACTGA
- a CDS encoding DedA family protein translates to MELIAQFIDIVLHLDKYLAVVLADYGNWIYAILFLIIFCETGLVVTPFLPGDSLLFVAGALAATGGMDITILIGSLFVAAVLGDNTNYWIGRSVGHRVFRWEQSRFFNRAAFDKTHSYFESHGGKTIIIARFLPIFRTFTPFVAGVAKMTYSRFLPLDIAGGAIWIGSLCLAGYWFGNIPFIKNNLSFVILGIIAVSLVPIAIGWLRHRRTASQAL, encoded by the coding sequence ATGGAACTGATTGCCCAATTCATCGATATCGTCCTGCACCTCGACAAATACCTTGCCGTGGTGCTGGCCGACTACGGCAACTGGATCTACGCGATCCTGTTCCTGATCATCTTCTGCGAAACCGGCCTGGTGGTGACGCCCTTCCTGCCGGGTGACTCGCTGCTGTTCGTGGCCGGTGCGCTGGCGGCCACCGGCGGCATGGACATCACGATCCTGATCGGCAGCCTGTTCGTTGCCGCGGTGCTGGGCGACAACACCAATTACTGGATCGGCCGCTCGGTCGGGCACCGGGTGTTCCGCTGGGAGCAGTCGCGCTTCTTCAACCGCGCGGCCTTCGACAAGACGCATTCGTATTTCGAGTCGCATGGCGGCAAGACCATCATCATTGCGCGCTTCTTGCCGATCTTCCGCACCTTCACGCCCTTCGTGGCCGGGGTGGCTAAGATGACGTACTCGCGCTTCCTGCCGCTGGACATCGCCGGCGGGGCGATCTGGATCGGCTCGCTGTGCCTGGCCGGGTACTGGTTCGGCAATATCCCCTTCATCAAGAACAACCTGAGCTTCGTGATCCTCGGCATCATCGCGGTGTCGCTGGTGCCGATCGCCATCGGCTGGTTGCGCCACCGGCGCACGGCCAGCCAGGCGCTCTGA
- the mutL gene encoding DNA mismatch repair endonuclease MutL, translating into MPAIHRLSDPLINQIAAGEVVERPASVLKEVLENAVDADSQAIEVALEAGGVRRIRISDDGCGIDKDDLALALERHATSKIASLEDLESVATMGFRGEALAAIASVARTAITSRARGAGHAWRVDGPGRTPEPAPLNHGTVVDVQELYYNTPARRKFLKTEGTEFAHCDEAFRRVALARPDIAMQLTHNGRVSHRLPASDMTRRVGLLMGDDFLDHARAVSVEAGPLQLTGFASLPAYSRASRDAQYFFVNGRFVRDKLITHAIREAYRDILHGSRHPAYVLFLQIDPRTVDVNVHPAKIEVRFRESRAVHQFVYHAVERALGQSGAADAGGNTFVPTAPVTSTGAPPAAAFGHYAPTPTQSPLAMESAARSYYDFAASARPAEPRAQGSVNAPAMPPENAGEAPPLGFALAQLHGVYILAQNAQGMVLVDMHAAHERILYERLKTVLDGTPSIQRLLIPAVLSVSAREMATAEACADALAGMGFEISPAGPTALSVRTVPALLASADVGELTRSVLAELDDMPATEVITARRNELLATMACHGAVRANRTLTIPEMNALLRQMEATDRADQCNHGRPTWTQFSMAELDRFFLRGQ; encoded by the coding sequence ATGCCTGCGATTCACCGCCTCTCCGACCCGCTCATCAACCAGATCGCCGCCGGCGAAGTCGTCGAACGCCCCGCCTCGGTACTCAAGGAGGTGCTGGAGAACGCCGTCGACGCCGACTCGCAGGCCATCGAGGTCGCGCTCGAAGCCGGCGGCGTGCGGCGCATCCGCATCAGCGACGACGGCTGCGGCATCGACAAGGACGACCTCGCCCTGGCGCTGGAGCGCCACGCCACCAGCAAGATCGCCTCACTCGAAGACCTCGAATCGGTTGCCACCATGGGTTTTCGCGGCGAGGCGCTGGCCGCCATCGCTTCGGTCGCGCGCACCGCCATCACCAGCCGCGCCCGCGGCGCCGGCCACGCCTGGCGCGTCGACGGCCCCGGCCGCACGCCCGAGCCCGCACCGCTCAACCACGGCACCGTCGTCGATGTGCAGGAGCTCTACTACAACACCCCGGCGCGGCGGAAATTCCTCAAGACCGAGGGCACCGAATTCGCCCATTGCGACGAAGCCTTCCGCCGCGTGGCGCTGGCGCGGCCCGACATCGCCATGCAGCTGACCCACAACGGCCGGGTCAGCCACCGCCTGCCGGCCAGCGACATGACACGCCGCGTCGGCCTGCTGATGGGCGACGACTTTCTCGACCACGCCCGCGCGGTCAGCGTCGAGGCCGGCCCGCTGCAGCTCACCGGTTTCGCCTCCCTGCCCGCCTACTCTCGTGCCAGCCGCGACGCGCAGTACTTTTTTGTCAATGGCCGCTTCGTCCGCGACAAGCTCATCACCCACGCCATCCGCGAGGCCTACCGCGACATCCTGCACGGCAGCCGGCATCCGGCCTATGTGTTGTTCTTGCAGATCGATCCGCGCACCGTCGATGTAAACGTGCACCCCGCCAAAATCGAGGTGCGCTTCCGCGAATCGCGCGCGGTGCATCAGTTTGTCTATCACGCCGTCGAACGCGCGCTCGGCCAGTCCGGCGCCGCTGATGCGGGCGGTAACACCTTTGTGCCGACGGCACCGGTCACGTCCACCGGCGCGCCGCCTGCCGCCGCCTTTGGCCACTACGCCCCCACGCCAACGCAAAGCCCGCTGGCCATGGAGTCCGCCGCGCGCAGTTATTACGACTTTGCCGCCAGCGCCCGCCCGGCCGAGCCGCGCGCCCAGGGCAGCGTCAACGCGCCCGCCATGCCCCCCGAAAACGCCGGCGAAGCGCCGCCACTCGGCTTCGCGCTGGCCCAGTTGCATGGCGTGTATATCCTGGCGCAGAACGCACAAGGCATGGTGCTGGTCGACATGCACGCCGCCCACGAACGCATCCTGTATGAACGCCTCAAGACCGTGCTCGACGGCACGCCGTCCATCCAGCGCCTGCTCATCCCCGCCGTGCTGTCCGTCTCGGCCCGCGAGATGGCCACCGCCGAAGCCTGCGCCGACGCGCTCGCCGGCATGGGTTTCGAAATCTCCCCTGCCGGCCCGACCGCCCTGTCGGTGCGCACCGTACCAGCGCTGCTCGCCAGCGCCGACGTCGGCGAGCTGACCCGCTCGGTACTCGCCGAACTCGACGACATGCCCGCCACCGAGGTCATTACCGCGCGGCGCAACGAGCTGCTCGCCACCATGGCCTGCCACGGCGCCGTGCGCGCCAACCGCACGCTCACCATCCCCGAAATGAATGCGTTGTTGCGCCAGATGGAAGCCACCGACCGCGCCGACCAGTGCAACCACGGCCGCCCGACCTGGACACAGTTCTCCATGGCCGAACTCGATCGCTTCTTTTTGCGCGGACAGTAG
- the purN gene encoding phosphoribosylglycinamide formyltransferase, producing MKSIVILISGRGSNMEAIVRAAIPGARIAAVISNRPTAGGLAFAADHGIATEVVDHTTFADRAAFDAALAEAIDRHTPDLVVLAGFMRVLTADFVRHYEGRLINIHPSLLPSFTGLHTHKRALEAGVRVHGTTVHFVTAELDCGPIIIQAVVPVMDGDDEAALAARVLVQEHRIFPQAVRWIVEGRVSVQDGVARVAGASMPAGLISPLPEEA from the coding sequence ATGAAATCCATCGTCATTCTCATTTCCGGTCGCGGCAGCAACATGGAAGCCATCGTGCGCGCGGCCATCCCCGGCGCGCGCATTGCCGCGGTGATCAGCAACCGGCCCACCGCGGGCGGGCTGGCGTTTGCGGCCGACCACGGCATCGCCACCGAGGTGGTCGATCACACCACCTTCGCCGACCGCGCCGCCTTCGATGCCGCGCTGGCCGAGGCGATCGACCGCCACACGCCCGACCTGGTGGTGCTGGCCGGCTTCATGCGGGTGCTCACCGCCGATTTCGTACGCCATTACGAGGGCCGGTTGATCAACATCCACCCCTCGCTGCTGCCGTCCTTCACCGGCCTGCACACGCATAAGCGCGCGCTCGAGGCCGGTGTGCGGGTGCATGGCACGACGGTGCATTTCGTCACCGCCGAGCTCGACTGTGGCCCGATCATCATCCAGGCCGTGGTGCCGGTGATGGACGGTGACGACGAGGCGGCGCTGGCGGCGCGGGTGCTGGTGCAGGAGCACCGCATTTTCCCGCAGGCGGTGCGCTGGATCGTCGAAGGGCGTGTCAGCGTGCAGGACGGCGTGGCCCGCGTGGCCGGCGCGAGCATGCCGGCGGGGCTGATCAGCCCCCTGCCGGAGGAGGCCTGA
- a CDS encoding pseudouridine synthase — MPRLLLFNKPFDVLCQFSPEGERITLKHFIDVPGVYPAGRLDADSEGLLALTDDGALQHRIADPRHKAPKTYLAQVEGVPDDAALAALRAGVDLGDFRTAPAQARVVPEPDWLWPRTPPIRERKAIPTCWIELVLREGKNRQVRRMTARVGYPTLRLIRTAIGDWTLDGLAPGTWRDVAVPPSRTRGAASRSSARGRR; from the coding sequence GTGCCTCGCCTCCTGTTGTTCAACAAGCCCTTCGACGTGTTGTGCCAGTTCTCGCCGGAGGGCGAGCGGATCACGCTCAAGCACTTCATCGATGTGCCGGGGGTGTATCCGGCCGGGCGGCTCGACGCCGACAGCGAGGGCCTGCTGGCGCTGACCGACGACGGTGCGCTGCAGCATCGCATCGCTGACCCGCGCCACAAGGCACCGAAAACCTATCTCGCACAGGTCGAAGGCGTCCCCGATGACGCCGCGCTGGCGGCCTTGCGTGCCGGCGTCGACCTTGGCGATTTTCGCACCGCGCCGGCGCAGGCGCGGGTGGTGCCCGAGCCGGACTGGCTGTGGCCGCGCACGCCACCGATCCGCGAGCGCAAGGCGATCCCGACCTGCTGGATCGAACTGGTGCTGCGCGAGGGCAAGAACCGCCAGGTGCGCCGCATGACCGCCCGGGTCGGCTACCCGACCTTGCGCCTGATTCGCACCGCGATCGGCGACTGGACGCTCGATGGCCTCGCTCCCGGCACCTGGCGCGACGTGGCGGTGCCACCGTCGCGGACGCGCGGCGCGGCGTCGCGGTCATCTGCGCGTGGCAGACGCTGA